GTAAACCCAGCTTCGCCTTTGCCAGCTGTAGCGCCGGTACTTCCCACAAACTCAGACTCGTCAAAGGGGAGCGCTGCAAAACCGTCACGCTCTTCCTGACTAAGCTCACGCACTGCGTCGTAAAAGCCCGGAATCGCAATATGGCCCTTTTCATCGTGGAAGCTCGCGATAAGCCGCCCAAGCTCGTTGATAGGGTTCGGAATCGCTCCACCAAAGAGACCACTGTGCAGATCGTGATCTGCGCCTTCTATCTCGATTTCAAAGTACGCAAGTCCTCGCAACGAATACATGATGGCCGGCAAACCTCGCGCGTACATCGACGAATCCGAGATCAACACTGCATCACACGAAAGCTTCTCGCGATTGGCCTCGACCCAGGGGTCGAGGTGCACACTTCCGACTTCTTCTTCGCCTTCGATCAGGATCTTGACGTTGACCGGCAAGGTACCGGTGGCTTTCAAGTGCGCCTCGAGCCCCTTAACGTGAGCGAATGACTGGCCTTTATCATCGGTGGCGCCACGAGCGAAGATCTTGCCGTCTTTGACCACAGGTTCAAATGGAGGGCTCTCCCAGAGCTCCAGCGGATCTGGAGGCTGCACGTCGTAGTGGCCGTAGAGGAGAACTGTGGGTTTCCCAGGCGCCTCCAAGTGCTCAGCGTAGACGATGGGATGGCCGCCGGTTTCGTGGAGTTCCACGGTCTTCAAGCCGATGCCTTTGAGATGAGAGACCAACCAATCAGCGGCGCGACGCACGTCGGGCGCGCTCTCCTTGTCGGTAGAAATCGATGGAATGCGCAAGAAGTCCAAAAGTTCGTTCAGGAACTCATCTTGCTTTGACTCTGCGAATTCAATGGGTGTCATAAGGGCTTACCTTCTTCGATAGTATTATTTTGTGGCGTAGTGGAGCGTGTATTTGACCGGTCCTGTAATCTTCGAGCTCGTCACGACCACCTGCACGATCAGCTTTTTATTATCCCCGCCAAAATTATAGGTCATGACCTTTTTCCCGTCGTCAGACGTATAGGTCTGAACGATCTTCTGGCCATCGAGCTCCTGTGTCACTGTGAAAGACTCGCCGTCATCACGCTTCCACTTCACAGCTTTGCCATTTGTGGTGATGGGCTTTCGATCATCGTGCTGAATGGAGATAGATTTACCTTTGATCTCTAACGTAATGGTCTCGAACGGGGTGTTCGATTTCTCGAGCTTTCCGCGAGCGATGGGCTTTGTGATGAAGCTCATATCGTCGATGGCGGACTCAATGCCACGCTTGATAGCAGCCATGCTCTTGTCTTTTGCATCCACGGCGCTGTACGTGACCTTGCCGGAAGGTTGGGCCAGAGCAGGCGAGCTGAACAAGATCAAAAACAATGCACTCAGTAGGAATCTCATACCATCTCCTCGTCAGATTTCTCGGCCACGATACTCCTTTGCCAAGGGTAGAATCAAGCAGCCTCAGAAGCATCGGGATGTGGAGCGCGCTCAGGGCCTTTGTACTTGGAGTACCAATCCAAAAACTCTGAGGCTGCGGCCTCCGCGTAAGGGACCGGAATCCCACCCGCCTGCTTGATCATTTCAGCCTCGGCATCCTCAAATACGCGCACGAGCGTTGGGATTCCCGAGAGTTCGCGGACAATTCGGCAATTATCGGAAACCTGTTTCAACGTACTGACCACGAGTTTCGCGTGATGCGCCCGAATCTCTTTCAAGATTCGCGGATCTGAGGCGTCTGCCTTGGTGACACGCGCCCCAGACTTCTCGGCCCATTCACATACCACCGGATCGTGATCCACCACCACGACCACGTGATCCTCGTCTAGGAGCCGTCTTACAAGGGTTTCGGCATTGCGCCCTACCCCAAGCACTACGACGTGATCTTCTACGTCGAGCTGGTCGATTTGCCGCCGCAAGGTGGACGGATGAATCTTGAGAAGACGCCAGACGTTCTTCTCGGTTGCGAGGAATTGCGTCAAGACCATGGTCACCACGGTGGCCAGGGTGATGGCCGCCAGAAGTTCCGAATCGAGCATGTCTTGACCCGCACCTAACAAGGCCACAACAAGAGAGAACTCGCTTGTCTGGGCAAGCAAAAGTCCTGATTCGATAGACGACCGTGCGGTCATACCACTGCGCTCAGCGAACCAAGTCACCAGTAGAGGAGTCGTAATCATGACGCCAAGGGCCATCAGACCTGCGACGAGCACCGTCTTCAAGGTCGGGATGACCAACATCGCACCCAGGGCTGTGAAGAAAAGCGCGATGAAGAAGTCCGACATACTCGTCAACTGCCCTCGAATCACGGCGTTGACCGGAAACGGCGACACGGCAAAACCCGCACAGAAAGCCCCAGTCACAAGCGGCACATCCAGGAAGTGAGAG
This Microvenator marinus DNA region includes the following protein-coding sequences:
- a CDS encoding dipeptidase; amino-acid sequence: MTPIEFAESKQDEFLNELLDFLRIPSISTDKESAPDVRRAADWLVSHLKGIGLKTVELHETGGHPIVYAEHLEAPGKPTVLLYGHYDVQPPDPLELWESPPFEPVVKDGKIFARGATDDKGQSFAHVKGLEAHLKATGTLPVNVKILIEGEEEVGSVHLDPWVEANREKLSCDAVLISDSSMYARGLPAIMYSLRGLAYFEIEIEGADHDLHSGLFGGAIPNPINELGRLIASFHDEKGHIAIPGFYDAVRELSQEERDGFAALPFDESEFVGSTGATAGKGEAGFTSLERVWARPTLDFNGIIGGFTGEGAKTVLPSKVRAKFSCRLVPDQTPKAIEELVAAHIRQTVHPSLKVKIEFHHGGRPVMTERDHFAVNSAMGALKKAWGVDPVFIRGGGSIPVVATFSDVLKVPTVLIGLGLNDDRLHSPNEKFDLENFFNGIKTSVYLWDELAQS
- a CDS encoding cation:proton antiporter, which produces MSAFALLLVCAAVAYGVSTWAKVPAPPLLVAAGIGLNASGLLGSSDFVSFVLLMGVTVLVFVAGAELNPARFARQGVVAFKVGISQFLALGAMGFGIAYWLGFDPLGSAYVALALAASSTFIVVRILKQRRQFYEPFGRMVLGVLLIQDVLVVLALGALMRWPEGQLAVESALFRSMALLVVAWVSARTLVPWLLTKLRLDEEAQLIVVMAILFIFIGGSHFLDVPLVTGAFCAGFAVSPFPVNAVIRGQLTSMSDFFIALFFTALGAMLVIPTLKTVLVAGLMALGVMITTPLLVTWFAERSGMTARSSIESGLLLAQTSEFSLVVALLGAGQDMLDSELLAAITLATVVTMVLTQFLATEKNVWRLLKIHPSTLRRQIDQLDVEDHVVVLGVGRNAETLVRRLLDEDHVVVVVDHDPVVCEWAEKSGARVTKADASDPRILKEIRAHHAKLVVSTLKQVSDNCRIVRELSGIPTLVRVFEDAEAEMIKQAGGIPVPYAEAAASEFLDWYSKYKGPERAPHPDASEAA